In Ascochyta rabiei chromosome 2, complete sequence, one genomic interval encodes:
- a CDS encoding GTPase-activating protein S13, variant 2: MANVIANSGHDDMIHDAVLDYYGRRLATCSSDKTIKIFEVEGETHRLVETLKGHEGAVWCVAWAHPKYGNILASSSYDGKVLIWREQSGAWQKIYDVALHTASVNHVAWAPHEAGCLLACASSDGNVSVLEFKGDAWTHQIFQACGSGVNSVSWAPAVAPGQVVSASGNQAGPARRFVTGGSDCQVKLWEFSVETGSWQNTQVLPGHTDWVRDVAWSPTVLSKSYIASASQDKTVRIWTSSDLRDWKSTVLNVDAAAWRVSWSLSGNVLAVSTGDNRVSLWKERLSGGWECAKTIEE, translated from the exons ATG GCGAACGTAATAGCGAATTCGGGCCACGATGATATGATT CACGATGCCGTACTGGACTACTATGGCAGGCGGTTAGCTACATGCTCTTCGGACAAGACGATCAAGATCTTCGAGGTCGAGGGCGAAACCCACAGACTGGTCGAGACACTGAAAGG ACACGAGGGCGCTGTATGGTGTGTGGCATGGGCACACCCAAAGTATGGCAACATCCTCGCCTCTTCCTCGTATGACGGCAAGGTCCTCATCTGGCGCGAGCAATCCGGCGCCTGGCAAAAGATCTACGACGTTGCGCTCCACACCGCGTCCGTCAACCACGTCGCCTGGGCGCCTCACGAAGCCGGCTGCCTCCTCGCGTGCGCTTCCTCCGATGGCAACGTCTCGGTCCTCGAGTTCAAGGGCGATGCCTGGACACACCAGATCTTTCAGGCCTGCGGCTCAGGCGTAAACAGTGTCTCATGGGCACCAGCCGTTGCGCCCGGTCAGGTTGTCAGTGCCAGCGGGAACCAGGCTGGCCCTGCGCGTCGGTTCGTTACAGGCGGCAGCGACTGCCAGGTTAAGCTTTGGGAATTTAGCGTAGAGACAGGGAGCTGGCAAAACACACAAGTCTTGCCTGGACACACAGACTGGGTCCGTGACGTAGCATGGTCACCCACGGTCCTTTCCAAGTCCTACATCGCCTCTGCGTCCCAGGACAAGACTGTGCGCATCTGGACTTCCTCAGATCTGC GCGACTGGAAATCCACCGTCCTCAACGTCGACGCCGCCGCGTGGCGTGTAAGCTGGAGCCTCAGCGGCAACGTGCTGGCAGTCAGCACTGGCGATAACCGAGTCAGCCTGTGGAAGGAGAGATTGAGCGGTGGATGGGAGTGTGCCAAGACAATTGAGGAGTAG
- a CDS encoding GTPase-activating protein S13 — MDANGVDLLSIEANDTQHDAVLDYYGRRLATCSSDKTIKIFEVEGETHRLVETLKGHEGAVWCVAWAHPKYGNILASSSYDGKVLIWREQSGAWQKIYDVALHTASVNHVAWAPHEAGCLLACASSDGNVSVLEFKGDAWTHQIFQACGSGVNSVSWAPAVAPGQVVSASGNQAGPARRFVTGGSDCQVKLWEFSVETGSWQNTQVLPGHTDWVRDVAWSPTVLSKSYIASASQDKTVRIWTSSDLRDWKSTVLNVDAAAWRVSWSLSGNVLAVSTGDNRVSLWKERLSGGWECAKTIEE, encoded by the exons ATGGACGCCAACGGAGTCGATTTGCTGTCCATTGAAGCTAACGACACTCAGCACGATGCCGTACTGGACTACTATGGCAGGCGGTTAGCTACATGCTCTTCGGACAAGACGATCAAGATCTTCGAGGTCGAGGGCGAAACCCACAGACTGGTCGAGACACTGAAAGG ACACGAGGGCGCTGTATGGTGTGTGGCATGGGCACACCCAAAGTATGGCAACATCCTCGCCTCTTCCTCGTATGACGGCAAGGTCCTCATCTGGCGCGAGCAATCCGGCGCCTGGCAAAAGATCTACGACGTTGCGCTCCACACCGCGTCCGTCAACCACGTCGCCTGGGCGCCTCACGAAGCCGGCTGCCTCCTCGCGTGCGCTTCCTCCGATGGCAACGTCTCGGTCCTCGAGTTCAAGGGCGATGCCTGGACACACCAGATCTTTCAGGCCTGCGGCTCAGGCGTAAACAGTGTCTCATGGGCACCAGCCGTTGCGCCCGGTCAGGTTGTCAGTGCCAGCGGGAACCAGGCTGGCCCTGCGCGTCGGTTCGTTACAGGCGGCAGCGACTGCCAGGTTAAGCTTTGGGAATTTAGCGTAGAGACAGGGAGCTGGCAAAACACACAAGTCTTGCCTGGACACACAGACTGGGTCCGTGACGTAGCATGGTCACCCACGGTCCTTTCCAAGTCCTACATCGCCTCTGCGTCCCAGGACAAGACTGTGCGCATCTGGACTTCCTCAGATCTGC GCGACTGGAAATCCACCGTCCTCAACGTCGACGCCGCCGCGTGGCGTGTAAGCTGGAGCCTCAGCGGCAACGTGCTGGCAGTCAGCACTGGCGATAACCGAGTCAGCCTGTGGAAGGAGAGATTGAGCGGTGGATGGGAGTGTGCCAAGACAATTGAGGAGTAG
- a CDS encoding Triacylglycerol lipase — MAGALLWSVFSCFGDIFLFWVRRLFAWWTKKNPRDLLLETIADARYFEEWEAAAYHLDELLGYDLWRQNATSKYYNYRLIHQRLTAIIEAHEDDDMLGLIGLLRSGLVRNLGNITAPRLFDRAYGGTKLLIEDYVTQVSYAIEYLTQYPTTASSDTGLTNQAKLDVLHDTRQAFGRSVLVLQGGQIFGICHLGVVKALHLRGLLPRIVAGTATGAIIAALVGVHTEDELLDFLNGKNIDLSAFAKRPRRKGSKGSGWLETLTRRIRRWWQEGHFLEVGVLEQLLKANVGDLTFEEAYTRTKRVLNITVTTCGGGGVPNLLNYLTAPNVLIWSAALASNATASSTLYNPVALMCKDEFGNITPWSSASETTFRPWTHASYSDRQSPLHRIAELFNVNHFIVSQARPYLAPFLRSDLHHPNPRQDGRWKLSMPILRLVLLEVQHRLHQLDELGYLPPSIRRFLLDENIPGASLTLVPALTPGDFFKLLENPTKEAIDYWILKGERSVWPAVTALKIRCAIEVELDRGYQLVRRRKPFESVRSGGLRKSGSRGEVRSAHGSQDYGNAGRTQRRLRAESLGG; from the exons ATGGCCGGAGCCTTGCTGTGGAGCGTTTTCAGCTGCTTTGGTGACATCTTCTTATTCTGGGTCCGG AGACTCTTTGCATGGTGGACGAAGAAGAACCCGAGAGACTTGCTGCTCGAGACTATCGCAGATGCGCGCTATTTTGAAGAATGGGAAGCCGCAGCATACCACCTCGACGAGCTTCTGGGCTACGACCTCTGGCGCCAGAATGCGACAAGCAAGTACTACAACTACCGCCTCATACACCAACGCCTCACAGCTATAATCGAGGCTCATGAGGATGATGACATGCTGGGCCTAATCGGCCTGTTGCGAAGTGGCCTTGTTCGCAACCTTGGGAACATCACCGCCCCGCGTCTCTTCGATCGTGCATACGGCGGAACGAAGCTTCTAATCGAGGACTATGTCACTCAAGTCTCGTACGCTATCGAATATCTCACGCAATACCCGACTACGGCGAGCTCGGACACGGGGTTGACCAACCAGGCGAAGTTGGACGTGTTGCACGATACAAGGCAGGCGTTTGGAAGATCAGTCCTCGTGTTGCAGGGTGGACAAATCTTCGGCATTTGTCACCTGGGCGTTGTCAAAGCACTCCATCTGCGCGGTCTGCTTCCACGCATTGTTGCTGGAACTGCTACGGGTGCAATAATCGCAGCCTTGGTTGGAGTACATACCGAAGACGAGCTCTTGGACTTCTTGAATGGGAAAAACATCGATCTTAGTGCATTTGCAAAGCGCCCGCGGAGAAAAGGCTCGAAAGGCAGTGGCTGGCTAGAGACACTCACGCGCCGCATCAGACGGTGGTGGCAGGAGGGACACTTCCTGGAAGTCGGCGTACTAGAGCAGCTGTTAAAGGCCAACGTGGGAGATTTAACTTTTGAGGAAGCCTACACCAGAACGAAGAGGGTCTTGAACATTACCGTTACCACCtgtggtggcggcggtgtACCGAATTTGCTAAACTATCTCACAGCTCCGAACGTA CTCATCTGGTCAGCGGCCCTCGCCTCGAACGCAACCGCATCTTCCACTCTCTACAACCCTGTGGCCTTGATGTGCAAAGACGAGTTCGGCAACATCACACCCTGGTCCTCAGCATCAGAGACCACCTTCCGCCCATGGACACACGCCTCTTACTCGGACCGCCAATCGCCTCTCCACCGCATTGCCGAGCTCTTCAACGTCAATCACTTCATCGTCTCCCAAGCACGACCATACCTCGCACCCTTTCTCCGCTCCGATCTTCACCATCCCAATCCCAGACAGGATGGGCGCTGGAAACTCAGCATGCCAATCCTGCGCCTTGTCCTCCTGGAGGTGCAGCATCGATTGCACCAGCTCGACGAACTGGGCTATCTTCCACCGTCAATACGAAGATTTCTGCTCGATGAGAACATTCCAGGCGCCAGTCTGACTCTTGTCCCCGCGCTCACGCCGGGGGATTTCTTCAAGTTGCTGGAGAATCCAACAAAAGAGGCTATTGATTATTGGATCTTGAAAGGCGAGCGGAGCGTGTGGCCTGCCGTCACGGCGCTGAAGATCAGGTGCGCGATTGAAGTGGAGCTGGATAGGGGGTATCAGCTCGTCAGGAGAAGGAAACCATTTGAGAGCGTCAGGAGTGGAGGGCTGAGGAAGAGTGGGAGTCGTGGCGAGGTCAGGTCCGCGCATGGCTCGCAAGATTATGGAAACGCTGGCAGGACGCAGAGAAGACTAAGGGCGGAAAGTTTAGGTGGCTAG
- a CDS encoding 2',3'-cyclic-nucleotide 3'-phosphodiesterase — translation MPGSSLWLLPPDAHPLNDVLTSLIKRTATRYGSSDLFIPHVTLTSNILPSTYEAEPQKWLDSLDLPAGNEVQVEFEKLSSEDVYFRKLYIKCQKTAGLRALAKACREQAVDHGDKETARRWADEVYNPHTSLLYYDCPQISAKELGETSELSREEGIDLVERNEGSSWTGGRVVLVATDKPTTEWKPIAERVI, via the exons ATGCCTGGCTCGTCTCTATGGCTTCTTCCACCGGATGCGCATCCGTTGAACGATGTGCTTACCTCCCTGATCAAGAGAACAGCCACGCGCTATGGCTCGTCAGACCTTTTTATCCCACACGTAACACTTACATCGAACATCTTGCCCTCGACTTATGAAGCGGAGCCCCAGAAATGGCTTGACTCTCTGGATCTCCCAGCAGGGAACGAAGTCCAGGTGGAGTTCGAAAAACTGAGCAGCGAGGATGTTTATTTTCGCAAGCTCTACATCAAGTGCCAAAAGACCGCCGGACTGAGAGCGCTAGCAAAGGCCTGCAGGGAGCAGGCTGTTGATCATGGAGATAAAGAAACAGCAAGGAGGTGGGCAGATGAGGTGTACAATCCGCACACAAGCCTACTGTA CTACGACTGTCCACAAATCAGTGCGAAAGAACTTGGAGAGACAAGCGAACTCTCTCGGGAGGAAGGCATCGACCTTGTAGAGCGAAATGAGGGGTCGTCTTGGACTGGTGGTCGCGTTGTACTAGTAGCTACCGACAAGCCAACTACTGAATGGAAGCCCATCGCCGAGAGAGTAATATGA